In Halogranum gelatinilyticum, the DNA window GACACGGTGGCGGACGACGCTCTCGTCACAGCGACAGCAGGCGAAGGACGGGCCGAAGCTCGCCGGTCGGACGCTCGTCGCGACCGACGCCGACCTCGTCTACGGTCTCGACCCGGAGAACGGGAGCGAGCGGTGGCAGGTTGGCGACGTTGCCACCGTCCCCGCCACGCTCGGTGACACGGTGTACGTCGGTGGGTACGTCGGGACGAAGCGGATGGTCTACGCCCTCGCCGCCGCCGACGGGAGCGAGCGGTGGCGACAGACCGTCGACGGGGAGTTCTCCACTATTTCGGCACTTTCGACCGGTACCACGGGTCTCTACGTGTCGACGACGCGGTCGGCCGGGGACAGGGGCGGCCGCGACGACGAGACGACACTCCACGCACTCGGGGACGGCGGCTCTCTCCGCTGGCGGCTCACCGTGTCTTGCGCCGGTGTACGCCCGGTCGCGGTCCACGACGAGACGACGTTCGTCGGAACCGGACTCGGCGACGGGAGTCTCTACGCGCTCACTGCAGACTGACGCGCCCGACGATCGATGTCGCCGTTGCCACGACAATTATACCACCCGCCGTCATAGGGGGAGACGATGGATTTTCGTCGCCTCCTGCGGGGCCGTGTCGAGTGGTCCCGGCTGGAACACGTCATCGGCGACCTCGCCGAGCGGTACGACCGCGAGGCGGTCCACGTCCGCTTTCTCGACGCGGACAACTGGCTCTCCACCCCGATGGTCATCGACGACGAGTGGTTCGTCAAGGTCATCTCCAAACAGAACTCGCTCGTCCACGCGCTGTTCACCACCGGGCGAAACCTCGGCGCGTTCTCCAGCGGCACCGAGGGCTTCTTCGAACATTTCGGGACGCCCTACGACATGGCCCGCCACGAACTGGAGGCGACCGAGAAGATGCGCGACCTCGGTATCAACGCCCCCGAACCCGTCGAAGCCCTCGAACTCGACGGACTCGGGGTTCTCGTCCTCGAATATCTCCCGGAGTTCCGCTCGCTCGACCAACTGGACAGGGAGGCCGAACGCCGACTCGCCCCGGAACTCTTCGAGCATCTCCACCTGATGCACGACAACGGTCTGGCCCACGGCGACCTCCGCGCCGAGAACGTCCTCATCCGCGACGGCGAGATCTACTTCATCGACGCCACGAACGTCCGTGACGACGGCCGGGAGGACGCCCGCTCGTACGACATCGCCTGCGCGCTCGGCGCGCTCGAACCGCTCATCGGCGCGCCAGCCGCCGTCGACGCCGCGCTCTCCGCGTACACCATGGAGGAACTGCTCGCCGCCCGCGAGTTCGTCGACTTCGTCAACATCCGCCCGGACCACGACTTCGACGCGGCACAGTTGAAGGGCGAAATCGAGAAACGCGGCTCGTGACTGCACTCTTCTCACGCCGCCAGATACTGCTGACCTGTTCGTAGCCGCCGCTGGTGTGCCCGTCGTGCCCGAGCCGTCGCCGCGGGAGTGCTGAACGGTCAGTCCACCAATCAGGGAGCTTTTTCACCCCACCCGTCGCAAATTTTACCAGATCATGAACGACCAGACGGACGAGCCGTACCAACACTACATCGGCGGTGAGTGGACGGACGGCGAGAGCACGGAGACGTTCGACAGTGAGAACCCCGCGACGGGCGAGACCCTCGGCACCTTCCAGCGCGGGACCGAGGCGGACATCGACACCGCACTCGCTGAGGCCGACGAGGCCTACGAGGAGTGGCGCGAACTGTCGCATATCGACCGCGCGGAATATCTCTGGGACATCTACCACGAGCTCCGCGAGCGGACCGAAGAACTCGCAGAAGTCGTGACCAAAGAGTGCGGCAAGGAAATCTCGGAAGGTCGCGCGGACGTCA includes these proteins:
- a CDS encoding RIO1 family regulatory kinase/ATPase domain-containing protein, with product MDFRRLLRGRVEWSRLEHVIGDLAERYDREAVHVRFLDADNWLSTPMVIDDEWFVKVISKQNSLVHALFTTGRNLGAFSSGTEGFFEHFGTPYDMARHELEATEKMRDLGINAPEPVEALELDGLGVLVLEYLPEFRSLDQLDREAERRLAPELFEHLHLMHDNGLAHGDLRAENVLIRDGEIYFIDATNVRDDGREDARSYDIACALGALEPLIGAPAAVDAALSAYTMEELLAAREFVDFVNIRPDHDFDAAQLKGEIEKRGS